The Chitinophaga pinensis DSM 2588 region CAGTCCCAACAGGGAGGTTACAATTTCAGGACTGTCCGGCAGCAAACCGCAGGATTCATCCACAATCTTCACCTGATCCCCTTTCAGTACAGCCACATTGGCAAATTTACCCAGTCCGACGCTGCGGCGGTGTTTTACCACCAACAGTCCCGGTTCAGATACATCCAGTACAAAGCAGAAATTAGGCAGTTTAAGGGTCGTTCCCCATATAAACAGGTTATCGCCTTCATACCAGACGCCTACATGTACGCCTGCTCTCTCTACCCCCGGGGCCAGTTTGGTGAGCACCCGGACGTCAAAGGGCAGTTTCTGGGCAAATTTCAAGGGTTTACCTGCCTGACAGGGATTGAGGAATGCGAGGGATATACGGGTAGGAACTCCTTCCTCCCGGCGTAAACTGGCCCAAAAGGCCACGTCCAGCATTTTTTCAATAAATTTCGCATGAGGTACCGTGGCAAGGTCTTCCTCACCACTCACAGCAGCAATAGCCAGATGTTTGGAAAAATGGTTTTCTATCTGGTCGGCTACCTTCGTGGCAGCCTGGTAAGTCGAGTCAAGAGTCAAATCCATACCTTATCAATTAGCGCCAAATGTCGATTCAAAATTAATCTTTTATTCCGTCGGTAGGCCCGCAGTGATACGGAACTTCCATAACGGCGTTATGAATTACAGTGGATCGGGAGATGACCCATCCATTATAAAATGAGCGCAAAGCTATTCATTTTATGCCCTAAAAAATACCGCTTATGCCTGATGTGTGCATCTTATGCCATTTTTACCCGGGAGCAGGGATATAATCAGGATATTCGAATCCTCTTTAAGTATAGGATATGGATATGGTCATGAGAAGGAATGCCCCAACCCCAGGCATTCCTTTCTTTTTTATTTGAAGATCTTAAACGCCTGCAGGAATTCATCAATGTACCGGCGGCTGAAAAACAGGGATTCCCCGTCTTTGAAGAAGATCTCGTTATTATAGGTATTAATCTTGGTCACCTCTTTCACGTTAACAATATAGTTACGGTGTACCCGGCAGAACTGTACGGGGGGCAACTGCGCCTGCAGGTCCTTAAGGGACTGCTGGATGACAAATTTCTCCGCCGGACAAACCACCTTACTGTATTTCCCGTCCACCTCAATATACCTGATATCGTCAAAAGCGATCCGCTGGAGCAGATTCCCTTTTTTGATAAACAGCGTATCCGAGACCGGCGTTATGGTCTGGGCAGGCGGAGTGGCAGCTTCCTGTTTGAACTTGGAAAGGGCCAGTTCGATGGCATATTCCAGTTCCAGCGGATTGTAGGGCTTTAACAGGTAATTGTACGGAGACGTGAATTTGGCGAGACGGAACGTGGTACTATCCCCTGCACTGGTCAGAAAGATAAAAGGACGTCTTTGTTCCCGGTGCTCGTTGATCGTTTCGGCAAATAGAATTCCGTCTGGTTTGTTGGCCAGGTAAATGTCAATCAGGCAAATATCAGGCAGTTCCGCATCATAGGCAGTAACTGCGTCTTTGAGGTTTGTTGTGATCCGGATGTCGGAGCATCCCTGTTTACGTAAAAAATTCTCCAGGTAGTTTGCTTCGTCAGGGCTATCTTCCAGGATCAGCACTTTCAAATGAATCATAATGTTCGTTTACCGGCAGGCAAACTACGATACTCGTACCGGCGCCAACGCTTCCGGTGATGCGCAGGGCGCCTCCGTTCTTTTCGGTCATGGCTTTCACCAGCCACAGGCCCAGGCCTGTACTTTTACTGCCTGCCGTATCCTGTTGTATACGTTTTGTATCCCGCTTATAAATGGCCTGGATGATCTTTTCATCCATCCCGATACCCGTATCCTGTACGGTTACCTCGCAGGTATTGTTAACAATGCGACCACTGATAGTAATCGATCCGTTTGCATGCGTGTATTTGATCGCGTTATCGATCAGATTACGGAAAATGATCTTGGCGGTGTTTATGTCCACATAAAAGAACATTCCTTTTGGCACCTCATTGGCTATCGTGATCCTTTTCAGTGCAGCGCCGGCATTGAAGTCGTACGCTACCTGTGCAATGATCATGTGGGCGTCATGTTGTTCTGCCTGCAGACTTAACTGCCCTGTCTGGCCTAAAGACCAGTATAACAGGTTGTTCAGCAAGGCATATGTATTATCTGAGATCTTTTCAATATTCTCCGACAAGGCGGTTGCTTCCCTGATCTTGTTGCGCGCCAGGGTATCCTTCAGATAAGACAGGTTGATCTTCAGGTGATGAACCGGTGAACGCAGGTCATGTGCCACGATAGAAAAGAGCTGGTCTTTGGTTTCGTTCAGCAATTCCAGTTTGTCTTTCTGTTCTGCAATAATGCGTCGCTGTCTGTTCGTATGCC contains the following coding sequences:
- a CDS encoding LytR/AlgR family response regulator transcription factor, translated to MIHLKVLILEDSPDEANYLENFLRKQGCSDIRITTNLKDAVTAYDAELPDICLIDIYLANKPDGILFAETINEHREQRRPFIFLTSAGDSTTFRLAKFTSPYNYLLKPYNPLELEYAIELALSKFKQEAATPPAQTITPVSDTLFIKKGNLLQRIAFDDIRYIEVDGKYSKVVCPAEKFVIQQSLKDLQAQLPPVQFCRVHRNYIVNVKEVTKINTYNNEIFFKDGESLFFSRRYIDEFLQAFKIFK